One stretch of Arachis hypogaea cultivar Tifrunner chromosome 20, arahy.Tifrunner.gnm2.J5K5, whole genome shotgun sequence DNA includes these proteins:
- the LOC112782512 gene encoding pectin acetylesterase 8, which produces MKGTRMAKWLSLLVFVVLLLKTEGVDVGLTYVQSAVPKGAVCLDGSPPAYHFDKGFGAGINNWIVHFEGGGWCNNASVCLDRRDTRLGSSKQMDQTASFSGYLSNKQKFNPDFYNWNRIKVRYCDGSSFTGDVEAVDPKTNLHYRGGRIFVAVIEDLLAKGMRNAQNAILSGCSAGGLTAILQCDRFRSLIPAGAKAKCISDAGYFINVKDVSGAQHIQEFYSQVVATHGSAKNLPASCTSRLSPGLCFFPENVVSQIRTPIFFVNAAYDSWQIKNILAPGVADPHGQWRDCKLDIKKCSSAQLSVMQGFRTNFLSALSGVGSSPARGKFIDGCYAHCQMGTQETWMRADSPLLAKTTIAKAVGDWYYERRPFHEIDCTYPCNPTCHNRIFDNNRRSDD; this is translated from the exons ATGAAGGGCACAAGAATGGCAAAATGGTTAAGTCTTCTGGTTTTTGTAGTTCTATTGCTTAAGACAGAAGGGGTTGATGTAGGACTCACTTATGTTCAAAGTGCTGTACCAAAAGGAGCTG TTTGCTTGGATGGAAGTCCACCAGCTTACCACTTTGATAAGGGGTTTGGAGCAGGAATTAACAACTGGATTGTTCACTTTGAG GGAGGAGGTTGGTGCAACAATGCCTCTGTTTGTCTCGATCGCAGGGACACTCGCTTAGGTTCATCTAAGCAAATGGATCAGACAGCTTCCTTTTCTGGATATTTGAGCAACAAGCAAAAATTTAACCCAG ATTTCTACAACTGGAACAGAATCAAGGTTAGATACTGTGATGGTTCATCGTTTACCGGTGACGTCGAAGCAGTTGATCCT AAAACCAATTTGCACTACAGAGGAGGAAGAATTTTTGTTGCTGTCATTGAAGACTTGCTGGCAAAAGGAATGAGAAATGCTCAAAAT GCTATTCTTTCAGGATGTTCAGCAGGAGGATTGACAGCAATACTACAATGCGATCGCTTTAGATCTCTAATTCCGGCAGGAGCTAAAGCCAAATGCATTTCAGATGCTGGTTATTTCATCAATGT AAAGGATGTCTCTGGAGCACAACACATTCAAGAGTTCTACAGTCAAGTTGTTGCAACACAT GGATCGGCGAAGAATTTGCCTGCCTCGTGCACTTCAAGACTGAGCCCAGGGCTG TGTTTCTTCCCAGAGAATGTGGTATCACAAATCAGGACaccaattttctttgttaatgcAGCATATGACTCATGGCAG ATAAAGAACATATTGGCACCAGGTGTTGCTGATCCGCACGGGCAATGGCGCGATTGCAAGCTTGATATTAAGAAATGTTCTTCTGCTCAGCTCAGTGTAATGCAAG gGTTCAGGACGAACTTCTTGAGCGCATTGAGTGGAGTGGGGAGCTCGCCAGCTCGGGGGAAGTTCATAGACGGATGCTATGCTCACTGCCAAATGGGAACCCAAGAGACATGGATGAGAGCTGACTCGCCTCTGTTGGCCAAAACAACAATCGCCAAGGCTGTCGGAGATTGGTATTATGAGAGAAGGCcattccatgagattgattgcaCTTACCCTTGCAACCCCACCTGCCACAACCGTATCTTTGATAACAACCGTCGCTCAGATGATTAG